In Papaver somniferum cultivar HN1 chromosome 1, ASM357369v1, whole genome shotgun sequence, a genomic segment contains:
- the LOC113284029 gene encoding uncharacterized protein LOC113284029: protein MKSLKPKTIFIIPTSHLLSSIYRVSHFSSSPSSISDSHSTVHSPSSSSSSRTNQEEERRNVKASVWWDFENCQVPNGVNVAKIAHRITSALRINGIEGPVSITAFGDVYQLSRANQEALSSTGISLYHVPHGKNNADRSLLVDLVYWVSQNPPPAHVLLISRDRDFANVLNRLRMSNYNVLLASLGNPPDVLNSSASITWCWNGLVSGEKLTGRRFNQPPVGFSSLYGQYKGPLEDPFLETQTTLQNVADLNTNVNLPPVPEALTSKICQIVDLHANGINICDLRSLVCVDKDFYGRKKFSKLLMSMSDQLKLVRTNDSKIFVHRARPKAATFVDHESSLPKNSTTDLKGENAESSVCVDNYSGFFGKIVNWFRVWITGPQADQSNRKATEDKGEIKGKAGSHEILSTSTDYAIEQYRKAVTNIQAEKCETLSTNSDLAKEKSSKDVTAKNIQAGYHELFSTSLFWEEIEVFLCSQKGRSLIKQAMTRLQIAEELKEKGPEVLRTLSVTALSHLIYLLISKKKWIEHCPSQAFPFSVIHSQLSPHHGINGLSAIVSPKSSSQGSLPRLSIHGGEKENGDVDSAWQELGPVCNTNSDRNDTKYSDQDRKTNLQLSFNHSTNRLSTIVSAKSSSQGNFQRLSAQEGEIEHPNHTEWGVDIDKSARQMLGDCQKLVTEILEKHPERFNMSVIKGLFLQKYGYSLELQILGHSNLSSLVRSIPGVRVEGTFVVPSGKLSCDFSVEKLGNSDNNDNSNKDIDISDSVENGDDDSVWEELGPVCNMNTSSPGNLPRLSVHGGERENGDDDSVWEELGPVCNKNSDRTDAEDSEHNRKTNLGLSSNHSTNMLSAIVSAKKSSQGNLPRLSFHEGEKEHLNHTERGVDSDKSARQMLMDCQKLVGEVMEKHPEGFSMDCIKHLFFERYGHSLKYQMLGHTELASLMQTIPGVRVEGDFIVPSGPRDFDVEKLGNSDNNDNYNNLDTGISGSVGNGDDDSAWEELGPILCNTKSNGNVTEDTDRTRCTILEKPDPDSDFSDAKFSDSEATRKDLQVRQQKKGGNDQEVLASLHTIKKSGQARLKKIHHLGSSINDSKLMDVDIGTDSEPIIRALRSATLVGKNVRNKRGKVVDSILRTLEK, encoded by the exons ATGAAATCCCTAAAACCAAAAACCATCTTCATTATCCCCACTTCTCATTTACTCTCTTCAATTTATAGAGTTTCTCATTTCTCTTCGTCTCCATCTTCAATCTCCGATTCTCATTCTACTGTACATtctccctcttcttcttcttcttcgaggacaaatcaagaagaagaaagaagaaacgtAAAGGCATCAGTTTGGTGGGATTTTGAGAATTGTCAAGTTCCTAATGGAGTTAATGTTGCTAAAATAGCACACAGGATTACTTCTGCTCTTAGAATTAATGGGATCGAAGGACCTGTTTCAATTACGGCATTTGGGGATGTTTATCAACTATCTAGGGCTAATCAAGAAGCTCTTTCTTCTACTGGAATCTCCCTTTATCATGTTCCAC ATGGAAAGAACAATGCTGACAGATCACTTCTTGTTGATCTTGTCTATTGGGTGTCACAGAACCCCCCACCAGCACATGTCCTTTTAATATCGAGAGACCGAGACTTTGCTAATGTTTTAAATCGACTAAGAATGAGCAACTACAATGTATTACTGGCAAGTCTGGGTAATCCTCCAGATGTTCTTAACAGTTCTGCGAGTATCACGTGGTGCTGGAACGGTCTGGTTAGTGGAGAAAAACTTACTGGAAGGCGCTTTAACCAGCCTCCCGTTGGTTTTTCTTCTTTGTACGGGCAGTACAAGGGACCCTTGGAGGATCCATTTCTGGAGACACAGACAACTTTGCAGAATGTTGCAGATCTtaatacaaatgttaatctcccTCCAGTTCCCGAGGCTTTAACAAGCAAGATTTGTCAAATAGTGGACTTACATGCCAATGGAATCAATATTTGCGACCTGAGAAGCCTGGTGTGTGTGGATAAAGACTTCTACGGGCGTAAAAAGTTTTCAAAGTTACTTATGTCTATGTCAGATCAATTGAAACTCGTTAGAACTAATGATAGCAAGATTTTTGTTCATCGCGCCCGACCAAAAGCTGCTACTTTCGTCGACCATGAGTCGAGCTTGCCAAAAAATAGCACCACAGACCTAAAAGGGGAAAATGCAGAGAGTTCTGTATGTGTTGATAACTATTCTGGTTTCTTTGGCAAGATTGTAAACTGGTTCAGAGTTTGGATAACTGGTCCCCAGGCTGATCAATCAAACAGAAAAGCTACTGAAGACAAAGGCGAGATAAAGGGCAAAGCTGGAAGCCATGAAATATTGTCCACAAGTACTGATTATGCTATTGAACAATATAGGAAAGCAGTAACAAATATTCAAGCTGAAAAGTGTGAAACACTGTCCACAAATTCTGACCTGGCTAAGGAAAAATCTAGCAAAGATGTGACTGCGAAAAATATTCAAGCTGGATATCATGAACTTTTCTCCACTAGTTTGTTTTGGGAAGAGATTGAAGTATTTCTGTGCTCACAAAAAGGGAGGTCCCTCATTAAGCAAGCAATGACCAG GTTACAAATTGCGGAAGAGCTAAAAGAGAAGGGACCTGAGGTTCTTAGAACTCTCTCTGTCACCGCTCTCAGTCACTTGATATATCTATTAATTTCCAAGAAGAAATGGATAGAACATTGTCCTTCCCAAGCTTTTCCTTTCAGTGTCATTCATTCGCAGTTATCACCTCATCATGGTATAAATGGGTTAAGTGCTATCGTCTCCCCTAAGTCATCTTCTCAGGGAAGCTTGCCGAGATTATCGATTCAtggaggagagaaagaaaatggagATGTTGATTCTGCATGGCAGGAACTTGGGCCTGTTTGCAACACGAACTCTGATAGAAACGATACAAAATATTCTGATCAAGATAGGAAAACAAACCTGCAGTTATCTTTTAACCACAGTACTAACAGGTTAAGTACTATCGTATCCGCCAAGTCATCTTCTCAGGGAAACTTCCAGAGATTATCAGCTCAAGAAGGAGAGATAGAACATCCGAACCACACGGAGTGGGGCGTGGATATTGATAAATCAGCAAGGCAGATGCTAGGGGACTGTCAGAAGCTTGTAACCGAAATTTTGGAGAAACATCCGGAAAGATTCAATATGAGTGTCATCAAGGGTTTGTTTCTCCAGAAATATGGATATTCTCTGGAGCTTCAAATACTTGGGCACTCTAACCTATCATCTCTAGTACGGTCTATACCTGGGGTGAGAGTGGAGGGAACTTTTGTCGTACCTTCTGGAAAATTATCTTGTGATTTTAGTGTGGAAAAGTTAGGTAACTCGGATAACAACGACAACAGTAATAAAGATATCGACATATCTGATTCGGTAGAAAATGGAGATGATGATTCTGTATGGGAGGAACTTGGGCCTGTTTGTAACATGAATACATCTTCTCCTGGAAACTTGCCAAGGTTATCAGTTCATGGaggagagagagaaaatggaGATGATGATTCTGTATGGGAGGAACTTGGGCctgtttgtaacaaaaattctgATAGAACTGATGCAGAAGATTCTGAACACAATAGGAAAACTAACCTGGGGTTATCTTCCAACCACAGTACTAACATGTTAAGTGCTATTGTTTCCGCCAAGAAATCTTCTCAGGGCAACTTGCCGAGATTATCATTTCACGAAGGAGAGAAAGAACATCTGAACCACACAGAGAGGGGCGTGGATTCTGATAAATCAGCAAGGCAGATGCTAATGGACTGTCAGAAGCTTGTGGGCGAGGTTATGGAGAAACATCCAGAAGGATTTAGCATGGATTGTATTAAACATTTGTTTTTCGAGAGGTATGGACATTCTCTGAAGTATCAAATGCTTGGCCACACTGAACTAGCATCTCTGATGCAAACCATTCCTGGAGTGAGAGTAGAGGGGGATTTTATTGTACCTTCTGGACCTCGTGATTTTGACGTGGAAAAGCTAGGTAACTCGGATAACAACGACAATTACAATAATTTAGATACTGGCATATCTGGCTCAGTAGGCAATGGAGATGATGATTCTGCATGGGAGGAACTTGGGCCTATTTTATGTAACACGAAGTCAAATGGAAATGTCACCGAAGATACTGATCGCACTAGGTGTACAATTCttgagaagccagaccctgattcTGATTTCTCTGACGCAAAGTTTTCAGATTCAGAAGCAACCAGAAAAGATTTGCAAGTGAGACAGCAAAAGAAGGGAGGAAATGACCAAGAGGTTCTTGCTTCGTTGCACACTATCAAGAAGAGTGGTCAAGCTAGGTTGAAAAAAATCCATCATTTAGGCTCTTCTATAAATGATTCAAAGCTAATGGATGTAGATATTGGTACAGATTCTGAACCAATTATCAGGGCTCTAAGGAGTGCCACATTGGTTGGCAAAAATGTTAGGAACAAAAGGGGCAAGGTTGTCGATAGCATACTGCGAACACTTGAAAAATAG
- the LOC113284018 gene encoding uncharacterized protein LOC113284018 → MRTLNPRSIFIFATSSSSSHLLSSLKRGVFHFSSSSSSYDTPPSSSSSSSSEERRMLWKNHEEERKTVRVSVWWDFENCVIPNGVNVAKVAQRITSALRTNGIKGPVTITAFGDVLQLSSANQESLSATGISLYHVPCGKNNADRSLLVDLVYWVSQNPPPAHLLLISGDRDFANVLHRLRMSNYNVLLACNDTPSDVLCSAASIMWCWNGLVRGEKLTGRHFNQPPDGTYSWYGHYKGVLEDPFPDTEKPSCSKLEQCVDPKSDVDPPTLPEALTDKICQIVDSHANGVEISLLCNELRSQVSVDKDFFGHKKFSNLLMSLPDLLKLRRTKDGTIIVHSVRPKIVALVNGNLNSPRGLETSKNESYQNGSTDLTGSEGDTTADDSEKLKLQSVDPQKEPPSIFADEIGSGATLSSSNSVKKGLNLHHSKENISNSAEKSSTTSDVGKITPKVDSLESRIDHLSPSDTETSAEDDKKPGIFGKIVYWFKILIHGPQADQSNNKSGEDESEKKGKAENHETLSTTTDHANGKSGIVPSNIQAENHETAARNTDHADDKSGKDETPKNIQAECRELFSKSSFWDEIKIFLHSQKGASLIKKSMTITRLQIAEELQKKGPAVLKTLSGAALIHLTHLLIVEKKWLKHYSTQTQSSPSNVIHPRLPPSHDTNGLRAILSAKSVSQRNLPGLSVPEGEKEHSDHTEKGVNYGKLAKQMLTPYQKKADQMQKDCQKLVAEILEKYPEGFSIGSIQDLFRENYGYSLKYQVLGHSKLASLMQSIPGVRIEGAMIVPSEKLPRDFSVEKICHTDNNIGNNNTKDVNLSKSVGNGDNSSAWEELGPVCNTKSDGNVTIDSDYNRKKKLEMSGSGVYNRDYDLTDTEYSDSDSELTRKDLQEGLQKKGGNYKDGALIQILDTYYTGKEGSDVGGSRNDSRIMDSDIETGFGRTAKARKSFTFVEDTAENEKGKLIHSILGTLQKSDRK, encoded by the exons ATGAGAACTCTAAACCCAAGATCCATTTTCATATTCgccacatcttcatcttcttctcatttgTTATCTTCGCTGAAAAGAGGTGTTTttcatttctcatcatcatcttcaagctATGatactcctccttcttcttcctcctcttcatcatctgAAGAAAGAAGGATGTTGTGGAAGAAtcacgaagaagaaagaaaaactgtGAGGGTATCAGTATGGTGGGATTTTGAGAATTGTGTAATTCCTAACGGAGTTAATGTTGCTAAAGTAGCACAAAGGATTACTTCTGCTCTTAGAACAAATGGGATCAAAGGGCCTGTTACGATTACGGCATTTGGTGATGTTTTGCAGTTATCTAGCGCTAATCAAGAGTCTCTTTCTGCTACTGGAATTTCCCTTTATCACGTTCCTT GTGGAAAGAACAATGCTGACCGATCACTTCTTGTTGATCTTGTCTATTGGGTGTCACAAAACCCCCCACCAGCCCATCTCCTTTTAATTTCGGGAGACCGGGACTTCGCAAATGTTTTACATCGGCTAAGAATGAGTAACTACAATGTATTATTGGCATGCAATGATACTCCTTCGGATGTTCTTTGCAGTGCTGCAAGTATCATGTGGTGCTGGAACGGTCTGGTTAGAGGGGAAAAACTTACTGGGAGGCACTTTAACCAGCCTCCTGATGGTACGTATTCTTGGTATGGGCACTATAAGGGTGTATTAGAGGATCCATTTCCAGACACGGAGAAACCTTCTTGCTCAAAGCTTGAGCAATGTGTAGACCCTAAGTCAGATGTTGATCCCCCTACACTGCCTGAGGCTTTAACAGACAAGATTTGCCAAATAGTGGACTCACATGCCAATGGAGTTGAGATTTCATTGCTCTGCAACGAGCTGAGAAGCCAAGTTTCTGTGGATAAAGACTTCTTCGGACATAAGAAGTTCTCTAACTTACTTATGTCTCTGCCAGATCTTCTGAAACTAAGGAGAACAAAAGATGGCACGATTATTGTCCATAGCGTTCGGCCAAAAATTGTTGCTTTGGTCAATGGCAATTTGAACTCGCCAAGGGGGTTGGAGACAAGTAAGAATGAGAGTTATCAGAATGGCTCCACAGATTTAACTGGGAGTGAAGGTGATACGACTGCAGATGATTCTGAGAAACTAAAATTACAGTCAGTGGATCCACAAAAGGAGCCTCCCTCAATATTTGCTGATGAAATTGGTTCAGGTGCAACTTTGAGTAGCTCAAATTCTGTGAAAAAAGGGTTAAACCTACATCATTCAAAGGAGAATATTTCTAATTCTGCTGAAAAATCTTCTACAACTTCTGATGTTGGTAAAATAACACCGAAAGTGGATTCTTTGGAATCAAGGATTGACCATCTTAGTCCATCAGATACAGAGACTTCTGCAGAAGATGATAAAAAGCCGGGAATCTTTGGCAAGATTGTATACTGGTTTAAAATCTTGATACATGGTCCTCAAGCTGATCAATCAAACAACAAATCTGGCGAAGACGAGAGCGAGAAAAAGGGCAAAGCTGAAAACCATGAAACATTGTCCACAACTACTGATCATGCTAATGGAAAATCCGGCATAGTCCCATCAAATATTCAAGCTGAAAACCATGAAACCGCAGCCAGAAATACTGATCATGCTGATGATAAATCTGGCAAAGATGAGACGCCGAAAAATATTCAAGCTGAATGCCGTGAACTATTCTCCAAGAGTTCTTTTTGGGATGAGATCAAAATATTTCTGCACTCTCAAAAAGGTGCATCCCTCATTAAGAAATCAATGACAATTACCAG ATTACAGATTGCGGAAGAGCTACAAAAGAAGGGACCTGCAGTTCTTAAGACTCTCTCTGGGGCTGCCCTCATTCACTTAACACATCTACTAATTGTTGAGAAGAAGTGGCTAAAACACTACTCTACCCAAACCCAATCTTCTCCTTCCAATGTCATTCATCCACGCTTACCTCCCAGCCACGATACAAATGGATTAAGGGCTATTCTTTCCGCCAAATCAGTTTCCCAGCGCAACTTGCCAGGTCTATCAGTTCCTGAAGGAGAGAAAGAACATTCGGACCACACGGAGAAGGGTGTGAACTATGGTAAATTAGCAAAACAGATGCTAACACCTTATCAGAAAAAAGCAGACCAGATGCAGAAAGACTGCCAGAAGCTTGTGgctgagattttggagaaatatcCAGAAGGATTCAGTATTGGCTCCATCCAAGATTTGTTTCGCGAGAACTATGGATATTCTCTGAAGTATCAAGTGCTTGGGCACTCTAAATTAGCATCGCTGATGCAAAGCATTCCTGGAGTGAGAATAGAGGGGGCTATGATAGTACCTTCTGAAAAATTACCCCGTGATTTCAGTGTGGAAAAGATATGTCACACGGATAACAACATTGGCAATAACAATACTAAAGATGTTAACTTGTCTAAATCCGTTGGAAATGGTGATAACAGTTCTGCATGGGAGGAACTTGGGCCTGTTTGTAACACAAAATCTGATGGAAATGTTACAATAGATTCAGATTACAATAGGAAAAAGAAGCTTGAGATGTCAGGTTCTGGAGTTTATAACCGTGATTATGATTTGACGGATACAGAGTACTCAGATTCTGATTCAGAGTTGACCAGAAAAGATTTGCAAGAGGGACTACAGAAGAAGGGAGGAAATTACAAAGACGGTGCACTAATACAGATTCTTGATACATATTACACTGGCAAGGAGGGGAGCGATGTAGGTGGTTCTAGAAATGACTCAAGGATTATGGATTCAGATATTGAGACAGGTTTTGGACGAACTGCAAAGGCTCGAAAGAGTTTTACTTTTGTTGAAGACACAGCTGAAAATGAGAAGGGAAAGCTGATACATAGCATACTAGGGACCTTGCAGAAGTCGGACAGGAAATAG